In the Thermodesulfovibrio yellowstonii DSM 11347 genome, one interval contains:
- a CDS encoding inorganic phosphate transporter, whose protein sequence is METFYIVGMIIAGLFFGWTIGSHYTGAVMGTAYGAKIFDIRTATLIMAVCALLGATLQSHEVIKTVGAGIIPIEYLTPFRAMIMMLNAALVTAVNTWLKLPISTAQLACFSIVGVGLAIDAPVAWEKTMLPLAITWVGTPLVGCLLGFIFTKTVGAVKKAEKIKRAVLILACCYASFTLGANNSGLAVSVLYGSGTVKSLLLAGFIGGVVVAIGALTWGRPLLEKVGLHIVQLEINSAIGAQFGQATTAYIAALLGYPTSMNQAIVGAIGGAGLARGVKYIQLKVVKEIVINWFVSLIVSGFTAYFLYKIFSWLLGAK, encoded by the coding sequence ATGGAGACTTTTTACATTGTAGGGATGATTATTGCTGGATTGTTTTTTGGATGGACCATTGGTTCCCATTATACTGGTGCAGTGATGGGAACAGCTTATGGAGCAAAAATATTTGATATCAGAACTGCCACACTAATAATGGCAGTATGTGCTTTGTTGGGCGCCACGCTTCAGAGCCATGAGGTTATTAAAACTGTTGGTGCAGGAATTATTCCTATTGAGTATCTTACGCCTTTCAGAGCAATGATCATGATGCTTAATGCAGCGCTCGTTACTGCTGTTAACACATGGCTTAAGCTGCCTATATCAACAGCTCAATTAGCCTGTTTTTCAATTGTTGGAGTTGGTCTTGCAATAGATGCTCCAGTCGCATGGGAAAAAACAATGCTTCCTCTTGCTATTACATGGGTTGGAACTCCACTGGTTGGATGTCTCTTAGGTTTTATTTTTACTAAAACAGTGGGAGCAGTTAAGAAAGCAGAAAAAATAAAAAGAGCTGTTCTTATACTTGCTTGCTGTTATGCCTCTTTTACATTGGGAGCTAACAACAGCGGATTGGCTGTAAGTGTCCTTTATGGAAGCGGAACTGTGAAATCTCTTTTATTAGCTGGTTTCATAGGAGGAGTTGTTGTTGCAATAGGTGCTTTAACTTGGGGTAGACCCTTACTTGAAAAAGTAGGGCTTCATATTGTTCAGCTTGAGATAAACAGTGCCATAGGAGCACAGTTTGGACAGGCAACAACAGCTTATATTGCAGCGCTACTTGGTTATCCTACATCAATGAATCAGGCAATTGTGGGAGCAATTGGTGGTGCAGGGCTTGCAAGAGGAGTAAAATACATTCAGCTTAAAGTTGTAAAGGAGATTGTAATAAACTGGTTTGTCTCTCTGATTGTTTCAGGATTCACTGCATATTTTCTATACAAAATTTTTTCATGGCTATTAGGAGCCAAATAA
- a CDS encoding nucleotidyltransferase domain-containing protein, giving the protein MKVLKRNNKLRHLHYFEERFLNELIEKIRVSYPLIKKIILYGSKARGDFTEESDIDLLFITKKPLNKQEKYEIFDFISELELKYNVLASALFINEKELKERSLFREIKKDGITLWLRE; this is encoded by the coding sequence ATGAAGGTGCTAAAAAGAAATAACAAACTTAGACATTTACACTATTTTGAAGAAAGGTTTTTAAATGAACTTATTGAAAAAATAAGGGTATCATATCCCCTAATAAAAAAAATCATTCTTTACGGTTCAAAGGCAAGAGGTGATTTTACTGAAGAATCAGACATTGACCTTCTTTTCATCACAAAAAAACCCCTTAATAAGCAAGAAAAATATGAAATTTTTGATTTCATTTCTGAACTTGAGCTTAAGTATAATGTTTTAGCATCTGCTTTATTTATAAATGAGAAAGAACTTAAAGAGAGAAGTTTATTCAGAGAAATAAAAAAAGACGGGATTACACTATGGTTGAGAGAATAA
- a CDS encoding HEPN domain-containing protein, with protein MVERISKKEALIRAKDEFKRAEEELKAANILQEKEFYYKSIVSAYYTVYHAAKALLLIKCVDPKTHEGVERMFGLYYIKTGDFDTKIGKVIGRLRKMREEADYYPEIPFDREDSKEAIVLAREFLEKAKNIIKI; from the coding sequence ATGGTTGAGAGAATAAGTAAGAAAGAGGCTTTAATAAGAGCTAAGGATGAGTTCAAAAGAGCTGAAGAAGAATTAAAAGCAGCTAATATTTTACAAGAAAAAGAGTTTTACTATAAGAGTATTGTGTCAGCTTACTATACAGTTTATCATGCCGCAAAAGCACTTCTACTTATTAAATGTGTTGATCCAAAGACCCATGAAGGGGTTGAAAGAATGTTTGGATTATACTATATAAAAACTGGTGATTTTGACACAAAAATAGGGAAAGTAATTGGAAGACTTAGAAAAATGAGAGAGGAGGCTGATTACTATCCAGAAATTCCTTTTGATCGCGAAGATTCAAAAGAAGCAATAGTTTTAGCCAGAGAATTCTTAGAAAAAGCTAAGAATATCATAAAAATTTAA
- a CDS encoding cation:proton antiporter, with translation MLEILLQASFWFLLALISTIIATKLRLATALTEIAVGAIASLAITGTGISIGENDLWIKFIASVGAIMLTFLAGAELEPDVLKSRWKETMGIGLIAFIAPFLGCTAVAHYILGWSAKASWLTGVALSTTSVAVVYAVMLELGLNKTEFGKVILAACFVNDLGTVIALGLIFSPFTTNSLIFMVVMIVVAILVPFITPKIFKKFGNKPSEFETKYLLFILFGIGALALWSGSEAVLPAYIIGMVLAGTVGKDSQLIRRLRTLTIGFLTPIYFLRAGYFVSIPSIIAAPIALLVLLSGKMITKIAGVYPVTKLFEFRHKEGMYTTLLMSTGLTFGSISALFGLTHGIIDQNQYSLLIAAVIGSAVIPTIIANAFYLPKYLLPKTKKEG, from the coding sequence ATGTTGGAGATCCTTCTTCAAGCATCTTTTTGGTTTTTACTTGCTTTGATTTCTACAATCATTGCAACAAAGCTCCGTTTAGCCACAGCTTTAACTGAAATAGCAGTTGGAGCAATTGCAAGTCTTGCTATTACTGGAACAGGAATATCAATTGGAGAAAATGACCTCTGGATTAAATTTATTGCCTCTGTTGGAGCTATAATGCTTACATTTTTAGCTGGAGCAGAGCTTGAGCCCGATGTATTAAAGTCTCGCTGGAAAGAGACAATGGGAATTGGTTTAATCGCCTTTATTGCTCCTTTTCTTGGATGCACAGCAGTTGCTCACTATATTCTTGGCTGGAGTGCAAAAGCAAGCTGGCTTACAGGAGTTGCTCTTTCTACAACTTCTGTAGCAGTAGTTTATGCAGTTATGCTTGAACTTGGACTTAATAAAACAGAATTTGGAAAAGTCATTCTTGCAGCTTGTTTTGTCAATGATCTTGGAACAGTAATAGCGCTGGGACTAATTTTCTCTCCATTTACCACTAATTCTCTTATTTTTATGGTTGTGATGATAGTAGTTGCTATTTTAGTTCCCTTTATTACTCCAAAAATATTTAAAAAATTCGGAAATAAACCTTCAGAGTTTGAAACAAAGTACCTACTATTTATTCTCTTTGGTATCGGTGCTCTTGCACTGTGGTCTGGTAGTGAAGCAGTGCTTCCAGCCTATATTATCGGTATGGTTTTAGCTGGAACTGTTGGTAAGGATAGCCAACTTATAAGAAGGCTTAGAACTCTTACAATAGGTTTTTTAACTCCAATTTATTTCTTAAGGGCTGGATATTTTGTTTCAATTCCTTCAATTATTGCTGCACCTATAGCTCTTTTGGTATTATTAAGTGGAAAAATGATTACTAAAATTGCTGGAGTTTATCCTGTGACTAAACTATTTGAATTCAGACATAAAGAAGGAATGTATACAACTCTTCTTATGTCAACAGGTCTTACCTTTGGCTCAATCTCAGCACTCTTTGGCTTAACCCACGGAATAATTGACCAGAATCAGTATTCACTTTTAATTGCAGCAGTAATTGGTAGTGCTGTTATTCCAACAATCATAGCAAATGCCTTTTATCTACCAAAATATCTCTTACCTAAGACAAAAAAGGAGGGCTAA
- a CDS encoding universal stress protein encodes MLKKILVAFDGSEESVKAFNFALSLVDEFASKDKEILLLSVAQPPEHGEIVETKAVIDSATEYYKREFEKILPIAKAHSVEVKTDIAVGHPADQIVRYASENGFDMIIMGQRGMSKIERWLLGSVSRRVATYATCPVVIVK; translated from the coding sequence ATGCTTAAAAAAATTTTAGTTGCCTTTGACGGCTCTGAGGAATCTGTGAAAGCTTTTAATTTTGCTTTAAGCCTCGTAGATGAGTTTGCTTCAAAGGATAAAGAAATCCTTCTTCTTTCTGTAGCACAGCCGCCAGAACATGGCGAGATAGTAGAAACTAAAGCAGTTATTGATAGCGCCACTGAATACTACAAAAGAGAGTTTGAAAAAATATTGCCAATAGCAAAAGCACATTCAGTAGAAGTAAAAACTGATATTGCAGTAGGACATCCAGCTGACCAGATTGTAAGATACGCCTCAGAAAATGGCTTTGATATGATAATAATGGGGCAAAGAGGTATGTCAAAGATTGAAAGATGGTTGCTTGGTTCAGTATCCCGTAGAGTTGCTACATACGCTACATGTCCTGTGGTGATTGTGAAATAG
- the tatA gene encoding twin-arginine translocase TatA/TatE family subunit, translating to MLSYQDLFLFSIIIIVLFGSSKLPEIGKGLGEAIRGFKKAVSDSESNSNKDMDETLKIEHKKQS from the coding sequence ATGCTTAGTTATCAAGATTTATTTCTTTTTTCAATAATTATAATTGTTCTTTTTGGTTCATCAAAGCTACCTGAAATTGGTAAAGGACTGGGAGAAGCTATAAGAGGATTCAAAAAAGCAGTATCAGACTCAGAGTCAAATTCAAATAAAGATATGGACGAAACTTTAAAAATTGAACATAAGAAACAAAGTTAA
- a CDS encoding phosphatase PAP2 family protein, producing the protein MQFLKNYKKIFFVIFLILLFILFFDKKIMFFIKDFQSTYPAIHSFFEILDAGMKFFYYGIFVVTVIFTIYGLITKKDFGKSLAVGMVLTGIFVQIKHIFGRARPSASVDGCFFNGPSFGYTYSSFPSGHTTFAFMVATVLSNYYPRYSILFYILAGWVGFERVEDFAHFPSDVIAGTVLGIIIGKLVLLKFYSKQKQGNV; encoded by the coding sequence ATGCAGTTCTTGAAAAACTATAAAAAGATTTTTTTTGTTATTTTTTTAATCTTATTGTTTATCTTATTCTTTGATAAAAAAATTATGTTTTTTATAAAAGATTTTCAATCAACTTACCCAGCTATTCATTCTTTCTTTGAGATTTTAGATGCAGGAATGAAATTCTTCTATTATGGCATATTTGTGGTTACAGTGATTTTTACAATTTATGGTTTAATTACTAAAAAGGATTTTGGTAAATCTCTTGCAGTAGGGATGGTTCTTACAGGTATATTTGTCCAGATTAAGCATATCTTTGGCAGGGCAAGACCTTCAGCTTCAGTTGATGGTTGTTTCTTTAATGGACCTTCTTTTGGCTATACTTATTCTTCCTTTCCTTCAGGGCATACTACTTTTGCATTTATGGTCGCAACGGTCTTATCAAATTACTATCCGAGATATAGTATTCTTTTCTATATTCTTGCAGGTTGGGTTGGATTTGAAAGAGTTGAGGACTTTGCTCATTTCCCCTCTGATGTGATAGCAGGAACTGTTTTAGGAATAATTATAGGTAAGCTGGTATTACTTAAATTTTATTCAAAGCAAAAGCAAGGTAATGTTTAA
- a CDS encoding ArnT family glycosyltransferase produces MIRNLIILIALFIALFRLGSVTLFDVDEAVFAEATKEMLQSGNWITPTYNDEPRYDKPILFYWLMSLSYKIFGINEFSARFPSALAGFILCLSIFIFLNILNRKREAIYVVLCFAFSLYYLVYTHAAVTDMALALFISLSLFSFYLAIYKNQKYIYGFYIFSALAFLTKGLIGIVFPFSIAGIYIIFMEGINGIKRIFNFKAFIVFLLISLPWYVTQIAINGQDFIQQFFIKHHFMRYTGVISGHKGPFYYFIPVLIIGLFPWISFLSQGLRNIRKDNLRFFSLIWFSFILIFFSFSTTKLPNYILPAIPAVSIIISHGMAEFREKPSSVPLIIIGFLSILFAAAFLIGVNKIRLYLPDFDITWLYVITIVMLLFAVVSFYGILKRKNIFLSMACLTFVFLMIISLKIIPYVNKTLQESLYRCSLYVKENLKDRIVFTYKINKPSIVFYSDRKIPKIDSEEELLNRIQKNDKIMIITSVKDLSFLKDRGLKILWEGEGYAVLEKL; encoded by the coding sequence ATGATAAGAAATCTTATTATTCTTATAGCTCTATTTATAGCTCTCTTTAGACTTGGCTCTGTAACACTTTTTGATGTTGATGAAGCAGTATTTGCAGAAGCAACTAAGGAGATGTTACAAAGTGGTAATTGGATAACGCCAACTTATAATGATGAACCACGATATGATAAGCCAATACTTTTTTACTGGTTAATGTCGCTCTCTTATAAAATCTTTGGAATAAACGAATTTTCAGCCAGATTTCCCTCTGCTTTGGCTGGATTTATTCTTTGTTTAAGCATTTTTATATTCTTAAATATTTTAAACCGAAAGCGTGAAGCCATCTATGTAGTTTTATGTTTTGCCTTTTCACTTTATTATTTAGTTTACACTCATGCAGCAGTTACAGATATGGCTCTTGCATTGTTTATTAGTTTATCTCTTTTTTCTTTTTATTTGGCAATATACAAGAACCAGAAATATATCTACGGCTTTTATATTTTTTCTGCTCTTGCTTTCCTAACCAAGGGATTAATTGGAATAGTTTTTCCTTTTTCAATTGCTGGAATTTACATTATTTTTATGGAAGGAATAAATGGTATAAAGCGAATTTTTAATTTTAAGGCTTTTATAGTTTTTCTTTTAATCTCCCTTCCGTGGTATGTTACCCAAATAGCAATAAATGGACAGGATTTTATTCAGCAGTTTTTTATAAAACATCATTTTATGAGATATACAGGAGTTATTTCAGGGCATAAAGGACCATTTTATTATTTTATCCCTGTTTTGATAATAGGACTTTTCCCTTGGATATCCTTTTTATCTCAGGGATTGAGAAATATTAGAAAGGATAATTTGAGGTTTTTTTCATTAATCTGGTTTTCATTTATCCTCATATTTTTCTCTTTTTCAACAACAAAGCTTCCAAACTATATTTTACCTGCTATCCCGGCAGTCTCAATTATAATCTCTCATGGAATGGCTGAGTTTAGAGAAAAACCCTCATCTGTTCCGTTGATTATCATCGGATTTTTATCTATTTTGTTTGCTGCTGCATTTTTAATCGGAGTCAATAAGATAAGACTATATCTACCCGATTTTGATATTACATGGTTGTATGTAATTACTATTGTAATGCTTTTATTTGCAGTGGTTAGCTTTTATGGCATTTTAAAAAGAAAAAACATATTTTTATCTATGGCTTGTTTGACATTTGTATTTCTTATGATAATCTCTTTAAAAATAATCCCCTATGTAAATAAAACACTACAAGAAAGTCTTTACAGATGCAGCCTTTATGTAAAAGAAAATTTAAAAGATAGAATAGTTTTTACATATAAAATCAACAAACCAAGCATTGTTTTCTATTCAGATAGAAAAATTCCCAAGATTGATAGCGAAGAAGAGTTACTTAATAGGATTCAAAAAAATGATAAAATAATGATTATTACCTCTGTTAAAGATTTAAGTTTTTTAAAAGACAGAGGCTTAAAGATTTTGTGGGAGGGAGAAGGGTATGCAGTTCTTGAAAAACTATAA